GACTCTAAGATAGCGAAAGAAATTATGTTATTAAGATTATAATGTGGGTATGTTACAAGGAAAGAAGATTGTATTAGGTATAACAGGCAGTATTGCAGCTTATAAAACTGCTTATCTTATCCGAGCCTTGATAAAGAAAGGGGCGGAAGTACAGATTGTCATTACCCCGGCAGGAAAAGAATTTATTACGCCCATTACTTTGTCTGCGCTGACTAGTAAACCTGTAATTAGTGAGTTTTTCTCTAATCGTGACGGAACGTGGAATAGCCATGTGGATTTGGGGCTTTGGGCCGATGTAATGGTAATTGCCCCGGCTACAGCTTCAACCATTGGGAAAATGGCAAATGGAGTGGCTGATAATATGCTTGTTACTACTTATCTTTCTATGAAAGCACCTGTTTTTGTAGCTCCGGCAATGGATTTGGATATGTTTGCTCATCCGGCTACTCAAAAAAATCTGGAAATACTTCGTTCTTATGGAAATCATATTATTGAACCGGCTGAAGGAGAGTTGGCAAGCCATTTGGTAGGAAAGGGACGGATGGAAGAACCGGATAAAATTGTGGAATTGCTGGAAAGGTTCTTTGCTCCCAGCGGTCTTCTTGCAAAAAAAAAAGTGCTGATAACCGCAGGACCTACTTATGAGAAAATAGATCCGGTACGTTTTATCGGTAATTATTCTTCTGGTAAGATGGGGTTTGCTTTGGCGGAAGCCTGTGCATCTTGTGGAGCCGAGGTAACGTTGATAGCAGGGCCGGTATCACTTTCCACTCATCATCCGGGAATACAACGTATCAATGTGGAAAGTGCTGAAGAAATGTATAAGGCTTCTTTAAAGGTTTTCCCGGAAATGGATGCCGCTATTCTCTGTGCTGCGGTAGCGGATTATCGTCCTAGTCAACGAGCTATGGAAAAAATTAAACGGGAAACCATGGAGACTATGACGCTTCAGCTAGTTCCTAATAAAGATATTGCAGCCTCTTTAGGAGCAATCAAACACCCCCATCAGATATTAGCTGGATTTGCTTTGGAGACAACCGATGAGCAATTGCATGCCGCTGCTAAGCTAAAGAAGAAAAACCTGGATTTTATTGTCCTTAATTCCTTGAATGACAGGGGAGCAGGTTTCGGATATGATACGAATAAAATTACAATTCTTACCAGACACGGGGAGAGTACGGTTTATCCGTTAAAAAGTAAGCGGGAAGTAGCTTATGATATAGTGACCAAGCTGGCTGAATACCTGTAAAAAAGTAAAAAAACAATACACTATGCTGAAATCTTTATTTATACAAAATTTCGTATTGATTGATAATCTGGATATTTCCTTCGATAAAGGACTTTCGGTGATTACCGGAGAGACAGGTGCGGGAAAGTCTATTATCCTCGGTGCATTATCATTGGTTCTCGGATCGAGGGCTGATGGAAAAAGCATAAAGAAAGATTCTGATAAATGTGTTATCGAAGTAACCTTTGAT
The genomic region above belongs to Parabacteroides pacaensis and contains:
- the coaBC gene encoding bifunctional phosphopantothenoylcysteine decarboxylase/phosphopantothenate--cysteine ligase CoaBC: MLQGKKIVLGITGSIAAYKTAYLIRALIKKGAEVQIVITPAGKEFITPITLSALTSKPVISEFFSNRDGTWNSHVDLGLWADVMVIAPATASTIGKMANGVADNMLVTTYLSMKAPVFVAPAMDLDMFAHPATQKNLEILRSYGNHIIEPAEGELASHLVGKGRMEEPDKIVELLERFFAPSGLLAKKKVLITAGPTYEKIDPVRFIGNYSSGKMGFALAEACASCGAEVTLIAGPVSLSTHHPGIQRINVESAEEMYKASLKVFPEMDAAILCAAVADYRPSQRAMEKIKRETMETMTLQLVPNKDIAASLGAIKHPHQILAGFALETTDEQLHAAAKLKKKNLDFIVLNSLNDRGAGFGYDTNKITILTRHGESTVYPLKSKREVAYDIVTKLAEYL